TATAGGTATCCGCCGCATTGAATGGGCTATGCGGCAGCTTCGGTGCCAGCCAGGCAAAGAAGGGAGCGCCCTCCGTGGTATCGAGGAAATCGCGAAAAGGACCTATGCCCTCCCGCCCGAATTGGTCGCCGACACTGGAAAAGAAACCCGAACAGCACGATGTCGCCATCCCGGAGGTGAAGCCTGCGTCCAGATAGGTGCCCTCCCAAAACTTTCCACCCTCGAAAGATACGTAGCCTCGACGTGCCAGCTCGCGGGGCAAGGTACGAAAGTGTGCCGACTCGCGACGATATGGGATATCACCCGAGGCAGCTTCGATGGAGCCCAGCCGCTGCATCCATTGGACAGAATGCATCCCGGACAAAAAAGATTCGCAGCGACGGCCAACAGGTACTGGCCGTATTGTGCGCATTTGTAAAAACGGTGCCGGACTCCGCAAGCTCGTCGAGGTTCGGCGTCAAAGCGAATGGATGGTCGAGAAACCCGGCATGGTCCCAGCCGTGGTCGTCCCCAATAAACAAAACGATATTCGGCTGGTTCGCGCCAGCGGCGCCCGAGCCCAGAAGGAAAAACATCGCGACAAGAATGATATATTTACGCATCGTCGTCCCCAACAGGTACCCTAAGGCGCCGTTCCCTCCCAGCATCTAATTTGGCTTGAAAAAATCTTCTTTATGGCGTCCTTTCGCTCGGCATGGCGAACCTCTGTCTGCACCAGCTAAAGAAGCGATATGCAGGAGTCCGGATCGATGAATTCACCCAACTTCGGCGATCTCCGCGCGAGTCGCCTGAGACAAGTCGCCCTTGGCTATCGGCTTCTTGCCGCCCAGAGATGGGGCGATCTCGGCGACGGCCATATCAGCGCGCGTGACCCGGAGCATACCAATGCTTTCTGGATGCTACGCCTCGGCGTCTCCTATCATCAGGCCACGATCGACGATCTGGTTCTGGTCGACGATCGTGGCGAGATCATTGACGGTAAAGGCGACATCAATAGGGCAGGATATTTCATCCATCAGCCGATCCTGCTGGCGCGCCCCGAAGTCACCAGCGCCTGCCACGTGCATACCGGATGGGGCACGCCCTTTTCCGCAGAAGCCCGAGCGATCGAGCCGATCTCGCAGGAGTCCACGCTTTTTTTCGAAGACCATGCGCTTTTCGATGACGAAGAGGTTCAGATCATGAGTACGGCCGGGGGAACACGGATTGCGAAGGCGCTGGGCGCACACCGCGCCGTGATTCTCCGCAACCACGGGCTCCTGACCGTCGGCAATCGCGTCGACGCCGCTGTCGGTGCGTTCGTCTTGATGGAACGGGTGGCCGAGGTCCATATGAAGGCCCGGGCCGCTCGACCCATCTCGCCGGCCAGCGCTCGACTGGCCCGCGACGACCTGAACCGCCTGCAATCCGCGCGCGGGGCATTCTGGTCAATGGTCGAGAGGCATATCGGAGATTCTCGCACCATCGAGATGCGACGATGAGCGCTCCGATCCTGATTCTCGCACTCGCAGGCGTTGCTCTCCTTGTGGTGCATATTCGCGCCAACCGCGAGACCATCACCGCCACCGAGTTCCGCGAGGATTCGGTTTACGACACCGCGGTCCTGAGCGACGGCACCACTGCCTTCCGCGACCTTGGCCCGCGGGAGGCTCCCGTGCTGGTGATCATTCATGGGGCAACACTCGGCTCTGTTGCCTACGAAGAATACTACGAGCCTTTCCTGCAGGGAGGCTATCGGGTCGTTGCGTACGATGAATATGGCCGCGGCTTCTCGGATCGCATCCGCATCCCTCTCGACATGGACTGCATGCGGCGCCAACTCCTCGAACTGCTTGACCACCTTCAGGTCGATCGCGCCGTGCTCTACGGGATCTCTCTGGGCGGTGCGATTGCCGCACGGTTTGGAGCTGCCCATCCCGACCGAGTCACCGCAATCGGATATCAGGTACCGCTGATCCGTGGCGCGACCTCTCCGTTGGTGGCCATCGGTCGAATTCCTCTCCTCAACAGATTCCTGATGCGCGTCCTGCTCACGCCCAAAATGATCCAACGGGGCGAGGCCGTCGACGTCGACGATCCCCGTGGACAAGCGGTTTTTGATCATTTTCGCGAACAGTTTTCAGTCATCGGCACCGAGAAAGGTCTGCTCTCCATGCTGACAGGCGACTTGCTTGGCGATCGACTGGCCGATCATCAGGCCATTGCACGGGCTGGCACGCCTGTCCAATTTGCTTACGCGACCGATGATCCCGAAATCGCGCCAGCGCTTGTCGAAGAAGCCATCGCCGCGTATTCGGAGCCTGATGTCGCGCGCTATACGGGCGGACATTTCTTCTCGACCGGGCGGCAGACAGAACTCGCAGGGAAGCTCCTCGCGTTCCTCAAGCAGGACGGATCGGGATAACCATCGAGTTCAAAAGCAGCGGAAGCGCTGTTGGACATGCCGCTGCCGGACTTTGATTTCAGCCTGTCGCTCCTCCGAAGAAAAAGTCGGCGTATCTTTCGGTAAATGATCTCTGACCTCGCCAAAGGGAACCTTGCGACACCTGACCTGCGGCCAATCTTTCTTCTCGGGCGTTTGGGAATACGCCCAACGAGGCGCCACGAATACTTCCGGATGCCCGCTGGTATCTACCCAATTCTGCACCCCGGGATCGCCATGCGCGATCACCCAGCGAAGTCGACCGTCCGTATCGACACGCGCTTGAGCACCGTTGCGACTTCCGACTCGATGCGCGTACTCAAGCGATTCACCCCACAGATTGCCCAGCTGCAGACCTACATACTGCGGCGTTTCAAGAATCTGATTCTCCACGATCAAAGCCTCGTCCGGACCGAGCGCCGCGATGGTGCCCGCGTATAAATTCGTGCTCATGCCCCCCCCGGTGGCGAGACCGGCAACGTTCATCTGGTTGAACTCGTTTCGGCGAAAACCGATGCCGGGCAAAGTCCCGGGGCGCTCGCCGTAGGTTCCCATCAGAATTGTCCAGAAAGCATTCCAGAACTGGATCTGGTTCCGGGCTGTCTGGCCGCAACGCCGCAGTTCCGCGGCCGCGCGATCCGTCGAATAGATGGGCGGGACCTGCCCCACCCTGTCGAGACAGGAAATCTCCAGATGGATCGCCTCCTCGATACTCCAATCGTAGAACAGCTGCCGGCCGCTGATATAATCGGCGAAGCGCTCCGGGCCGCGCTCCGGATCGGTGGGATGCGGGCTATCCATATGCCGGAACGTCGATACGAAATTGCCCGTCCAATCGGCGGGACGCCGGGGCGCGAAGAGGATTTCGAACGACCCATCCAACGCGACTTCGATTGTCGACGAATCCAGACGACCCGTCTGAGCCTTGGTGCCCGGCATCAACTCGGTCAGGTCACCTGAATCACCCGCCAGGACTCCCTCGCTCGCTTCAAAAATCATATAGTGCGGGGCTTTGGGCGCCGTGCAAACCGCACCCGGATCGCGCCAATGCGCATGGTCCCCGGTTTGACCACGGACCAAATAACTCTCCCGCCCGTCAATCGCGGCATAAAAGTAGATCGCATCCGCATTATCGATCGTTGCCCGAGTGATCGGCGACAAGGCATTATGAAATTGGGGCTGCTGGGGATCACTATGAAAGGCTCTCTCGATTGCCGCATGCAGATAACCCATCAAATAGCGGTAGCCCTCCGCGAGCATGCGGTCCGAGGCCGGCGCCGGCATTCGATCGGGAACATCGAGACAATCGCGCGCCTCCCCGAGACTCGCCATCATATCGTCCCAGGCGGCCTGTAACTCGGATGTGGCTTCTTCGGGGCTTCGTCTCATTTGGGCTCCTTGACCGGCGACACAACGCCCTGAGAATCAGGGGGTCTGGCGCCAGGTGCTCGACGCCATAGCATCACCTCCACCGCAAGCGGTCTAGCGCCGCACTGGACGCTCCAGAAAGCCGACCGAACCACCATATCAGAGGAGAACTCGGTGTTACTCTCCAGATGCTGGCGCCGGCCGATGGTATTTCTTTCCGTCCCAACCGGGCCATAACTCCAGCTCGGCACAGACACGATGGCTATGGATCGTACTTCCCGAGCGCGCCGCGGCCTCGGGCGCCGTCGCCAGCCAGACTATGACCGCCGCAGTCACTTCCGGCGGCGCTCCGTCCCAGACCGCATCCAGATCTGTTTTGGCCCCGCGCAGGGCGCGCATCGTATCGGTCGGCGTATAACCGGGGTCGATATTGAAGGCTCGAATCCCGTCGGCAGCATGCTCGTGGTGCAGAATCGGCACCATCCGATGCAACGCACTCTTGGAAGCGGCGTAGGCATAGCCCCAACCACCCTGCCCGACCGGTCCGGGCGGATCGGCGTGCCCCGACCGCGAAGTCATATTGATGACGGTCCCACCGCCGGCCCGCAACATTCCGGGCAGAAGTTTCCGCATCAACTCCAAAGGCGCCACGCAATTGCCTTCGAGTAATTTTCGGAACTCCCGCACAGGAATATCCTCGAGGCGGTCCATTCTGCCTGCCCCCTGATAGATCGCATTATTGACCAGAATATCTACCGGCCCCCAGATTTCCGCGACCCGCTCGGCGGCCTGCTCCACCTGCGCCAGGTCCAGCAGGTCCATCGGAATCTCGAGGACCTCGCCTCCAAGTGCCTGAATCTCCGCGGCCGTCGTCTCCAGGCTTCCCGCAACCGGGACCTCTTTCGGCCGCACAGACGAGGAACCCGAGACCCGCCCCTGGCCTTCCAGCCGAGTCCTCGCCGTGATGGCTACAGCAAAGCCGGCCGACGCCAAAGCCAGCGCTGAAGCCTTGCCGATACCTCGGCTTGCACCAGTGACCATCGCAATTCGTCGTTTCATACGATTTCTCATGAATCGCCCTAGGCGGACGACTCCATCGGATGATACCGAAATTCCATGGCGAGCGAGAACGAATCGAGAAAAATTCCTTTGGGGCTGCGGCTGACACCTTTCGACGAAGAATTTCGCCGGGACCCGCACCCGCGCCTGAAGGATCTGCGTGAGCTATGCCCGGTCCATCGCGACTCCGAATTTAATCAGGTGGTCATCTCGAGTGAAGAGTCCGCGCGCGAGATTATCCGCGACCACAGCCTCGGAGTCGACCCACGCAAAGCCAACCCCGAAGATAGCGTCCAGCAATTTCGTCCTCCGGATGATTCCGAGCCTTCGATGCTCTTTCTCGATGATCCCGACCACCAGCGACTTCGCAAGCTGGTGGCGCCCTCCTTTGCCCCGAGAAAAGTCGAGGCAAAACGTCCGATGATCCGCGAAATCGCCAAAACGCTCGTGGCCGCGATTCAACCCGACCACAAGGGAGAATTCGATTTGATCGATGCGCTCGCCGGACCATTGCCGGCGGTCGCGATCGCCAAGATTCTGGGCATCGACCCGGCGCTACAAAATCAGTTCAAGGAATGGTCCGAGACGGCGTCCGCCGCTTTCTTCACAGGGGCGCTCGACCCGAGCCTGCAAGAACCTGGGGCGGCGGCCGTCGAAAGCCTGCGCGAACTTTTCGCTCAGGAGATCGAACACCGCCAGGGTGGAGGCACCGACGACCTGATCGGACAGATGGTCCATGCCCAGGAAGACGGCGACCGCTTTACCAAAGAGGAAATTCTGACGATGTGTAATCTCTTGCTGGTCGCCGGCAATGTCACCACCTCCGACCTGATCGGCAATGGCGTACGCATACTTCTGCAACACCCTCAGCAACTGGCCGTGGTTCAGGAAAACCCCGAACTGCTGCCCAACGCCGTCGAGGAGATGCTCCGCTTCGACCCTCCCGTCACCGTGACCGGTCGAATCACGCCCGAGGTGATGGACATCAAGGGTGTTGAGGTCGGTGCCCGTGAGTCGATGACCGTGATGCTGTCGGCGGCCAACCGAGACCCCGCCGTCCATCGCGAGCCCGAGAAATTCCTGGTCGACCGCGACGATCCCCAGCATCTCTCGTTCGGCGGCGGCGCGCATTTCTGTGTCGGCTCCCACCTTGCCCGAATTGAGGCACAGGAGGCCATTGGTGCCCTGCTCGCGAGATTCCCGCGACTCGAACTGGTCTCGGGGAGCGAAGAATGGAAACAAGTTCCCGGATTTCGAGGCATGGCGAAGGTGCTTCTGCGCAGTCCCGACGATACCTGAGGGGGCTTCTCGACCTCTTGGCCCCGCGGCCGTCACCACCCAACCGAAGTCCGGCGAACCTCGCGTAAACGATCAGAAGTTTCGTGGCAGACCGAGACCGCGAGTCGCGATGATATTTTTCTGGATCTCGCTGGCACCGCCACCGATGGTATCCACGACCGTATAGCGGTAGCTCCGCTCGAACCGGCCGTCGATCGGAGCCTCGTCTGAGTCGGGGCGCAGAACCGCGTCCGGGCCCATCATGTCCAAGGCCGCATTTGCGGCTCGCTGACCGCTCTCGTTCATGAAGAGCTTGTAGTAGGATGCCTCCACCGTCGGAATAGCATCCCGCAAAGCCTTGGACACCACCAACCGCTGGAGATTCCTCGAGACCTGTAGTTCCGTCGCGATTTGCGCGACCCGCCGGCGAACTTCGTTATCTTCCTGAAGGGGTTTGCCATCCCGCGTCGACGTTCGCGCCCAATCAACGATCGCCTCGACCTTCTTCTCCAGAACCCCAATCGGCATCATGGTGAAGCGTTCGAGATCAAGTGCCTCACAGACGTAAATGAAGCCCTGTCCCACCTCGCCGACAACATGGTCGTCGGGCACGAAGACGTCATCAAAAAAAACTGCGTTCGTACGCTCGTCGCCGATCGTATCAATGGGGTCGATCTTGAGGTTGGGATGATCCATCGGGATCAGAAACAACGTGATGCCGCGATGCTTGTTGTCGGGATCCGTGCGCGCCCCTACCCAATACCAGTCTGCAAAATGTGCCGATGTCGTCCAGGTCTTCTGGCCGTTGAGCATCCAGCCATCGCCGACCTTGTCCGCTTTCAGCTGCATGCTTGCGGCGTCGGAGCCGGCGCCGGGCTCGCTGTAGCCGATGGCGAACTCAACCTCGCCGCGCATGATCTTGGGGAGGAATTTATTCTTCAAAAACTCGGAGCCATGGCGAATCAGGGTCTTGCCGACCTTGCCGACCGATTTCCCGGGCTGCGGTGCACCAAACCGAGCAAGCATCTCGCAGAGAATGAAATCATAGATTCCCGACCGCGCCTGCCCGCCATATTCCTTGGGCCAGGACATGCCGAGCCAACCGTTTTCCCCCAACTGCTGGATAAAGCGGCGTTTCGCAGGCGTGTCGACGGTTTGTGATAACTGCTCGCCTTGGGGATCGAAAATCTCCGGGGAAGCCACACTTTCCAAAAACGTGCGGACTTCATCCTTAAACTTCAGCTCTTCGGGACCGAGATCAAAATCCATGGGCAAAAGCCTATCAGCACCCTGAGCGGAGTGCACGAAAGAATCTCGGCGCAAAATACCAAACGCACGGCGAGGACAACGGGCCCGACCAGGCCCGTTGCGCCGATATTCTTCCAGTGGCTATTTGTCCTCGCCAAGGTGCATCAACGGCAGTGGCGTAGGACTGTCGGAATTGAGGAAATAAACCTTGGCAGCCGGGTCCTTGGAAATCGACTCGAGCGCCTGCAAGGCCTGCAATTTCACGTAGTTCGGGTTATCACCGATCGCTTTATTGATACTGGCAATCTCATACGCTCGCGCATCGGCGAGGACTCGACGCATCGCGGCTTCCTCTTCGGCCGCGCCTCTTTCGGCTTGCGCTTGGGCGATCTTTTGTTGCTGCTCGGTTCGGAACCTTTCCAGTTCGGCTTTTTGTTTTTCGACTTCCTGTTCCCGTTCCTTTTTCTCCTCGATCGCCTTGGCGATGAACGGCGGCAGCGAAATATCACGGATCAGGACCGCATCTACCTGCACACCCTTGGGGGTCAGGTACTCCTGCATGCCCAGAAGGATAGCCGCCTGCAGTTTTTCCTGAGTCTCTTCGAGGAAGAAATCTTCTGCTCGCCGCACGGTCTTGCCCTGCTCCCGGATCAACGAGCGAAGCTTCGGAACAAGTTGCACCCGAAGCACATCCGTCAAGGTCCCGGTCTCCCTCAAAATCCGAGGGGTATCTTCGCGGATGATATTATACTGCACGCTCACATCGACCTGCGTCTGGAGCTGATCCTGACTGGGGACCTGAGCCTTCTCGAGGTGTGTCTTTTCGCGCACATCATAGGAGCGGAAATCGTAGAGGGGGTTGACCGGAATATGCAGCCCGGCCTCATAAGGATCCTCGAGGACATCGCCGAAAAGCGTCGCCACAGCCACGTGCCCCGGCGGGACGCTCTCATAGAACCGACTTCCCACCAAAACCAGAACGATCATCACGATGGGCACTGCCAAACCTGCAAAAGTACTTTTGTTCATATCTCCCCCTGTCACAATCCATGCCGCAGGACCAACCCCGCCCCGCCAAACCGCCCCAAACGGGCCTGACCGCTCAGTCC
The genomic region above belongs to Candidatus Binatia bacterium and contains:
- a CDS encoding class II aldolase/adducin family protein, with amino-acid sequence MNSPNFGDLRASRLRQVALGYRLLAAQRWGDLGDGHISARDPEHTNAFWMLRLGVSYHQATIDDLVLVDDRGEIIDGKGDINRAGYFIHQPILLARPEVTSACHVHTGWGTPFSAEARAIEPISQESTLFFEDHALFDDEEVQIMSTAGGTRIAKALGAHRAVILRNHGLLTVGNRVDAAVGAFVLMERVAEVHMKARAARPISPASARLARDDLNRLQSARGAFWSMVERHIGDSRTIEMRR
- a CDS encoding cytochrome P450; translated protein: MASENESRKIPLGLRLTPFDEEFRRDPHPRLKDLRELCPVHRDSEFNQVVISSEESAREIIRDHSLGVDPRKANPEDSVQQFRPPDDSEPSMLFLDDPDHQRLRKLVAPSFAPRKVEAKRPMIREIAKTLVAAIQPDHKGEFDLIDALAGPLPAVAIAKILGIDPALQNQFKEWSETASAAFFTGALDPSLQEPGAAAVESLRELFAQEIEHRQGGGTDDLIGQMVHAQEDGDRFTKEEILTMCNLLLVAGNVTTSDLIGNGVRILLQHPQQLAVVQENPELLPNAVEEMLRFDPPVTVTGRITPEVMDIKGVEVGARESMTVMLSAANRDPAVHREPEKFLVDRDDPQHLSFGGGAHFCVGSHLARIEAQEAIGALLARFPRLELVSGSEEWKQVPGFRGMAKVLLRSPDDT
- a CDS encoding SPFH domain-containing protein, producing MNKSTFAGLAVPIVMIVLVLVGSRFYESVPPGHVAVATLFGDVLEDPYEAGLHIPVNPLYDFRSYDVREKTHLEKAQVPSQDQLQTQVDVSVQYNIIREDTPRILRETGTLTDVLRVQLVPKLRSLIREQGKTVRRAEDFFLEETQEKLQAAILLGMQEYLTPKGVQVDAVLIRDISLPPFIAKAIEEKKEREQEVEKQKAELERFRTEQQQKIAQAQAERGAAEEEAAMRRVLADARAYEIASINKAIGDNPNYVKLQALQALESISKDPAAKVYFLNSDSPTPLPLMHLGEDK
- a CDS encoding SDR family NAD(P)-dependent oxidoreductase, producing the protein MKRRIAMVTGASRGIGKASALALASAGFAVAITARTRLEGQGRVSGSSSVRPKEVPVAGSLETTAAEIQALGGEVLEIPMDLLDLAQVEQAAERVAEIWGPVDILVNNAIYQGAGRMDRLEDIPVREFRKLLEGNCVAPLELMRKLLPGMLRAGGGTVINMTSRSGHADPPGPVGQGGWGYAYAASKSALHRMVPILHHEHAADGIRAFNIDPGYTPTDTMRALRGAKTDLDAVWDGAPPEVTAAVIVWLATAPEAAARSGSTIHSHRVCAELELWPGWDGKKYHRPAPASGE
- a CDS encoding acyl-CoA dehydrogenase family protein, coding for MDFDLGPEELKFKDEVRTFLESVASPEIFDPQGEQLSQTVDTPAKRRFIQQLGENGWLGMSWPKEYGGQARSGIYDFILCEMLARFGAPQPGKSVGKVGKTLIRHGSEFLKNKFLPKIMRGEVEFAIGYSEPGAGSDAASMQLKADKVGDGWMLNGQKTWTTSAHFADWYWVGARTDPDNKHRGITLFLIPMDHPNLKIDPIDTIGDERTNAVFFDDVFVPDDHVVGEVGQGFIYVCEALDLERFTMMPIGVLEKKVEAIVDWARTSTRDGKPLQEDNEVRRRVAQIATELQVSRNLQRLVVSKALRDAIPTVEASYYKLFMNESGQRAANAALDMMGPDAVLRPDSDEAPIDGRFERSYRYTVVDTIGGGASEIQKNIIATRGLGLPRNF
- a CDS encoding alpha/beta hydrolase translates to MSAPILILALAGVALLVVHIRANRETITATEFREDSVYDTAVLSDGTTAFRDLGPREAPVLVIIHGATLGSVAYEEYYEPFLQGGYRVVAYDEYGRGFSDRIRIPLDMDCMRRQLLELLDHLQVDRAVLYGISLGGAIAARFGAAHPDRVTAIGYQVPLIRGATSPLVAIGRIPLLNRFLMRVLLTPKMIQRGEAVDVDDPRGQAVFDHFREQFSVIGTEKGLLSMLTGDLLGDRLADHQAIARAGTPVQFAYATDDPEIAPALVEEAIAAYSEPDVARYTGGHFFSTGRQTELAGKLLAFLKQDGSG
- a CDS encoding sulfatase-like hydrolase/transferase — translated: MRKYIILVAMFFLLGSGAAGANQPNIVLFIGDDHGWDHAGFLDHPFALTPNLDELAESGTVFTNAHNTASTCWPSLRIFFVRDAFCPMDAAAGLHRSCLG